The window AAATGCATTAAAAAGTGATGCAACATTTATTCCTAATACCTCATATTCTCATGTGATTGGATCTCAGAAAAATATCAAAGCAATCGATGCATGTAATAGATTATTAAGGCTATTCCAAATAAAAGGTGGTGGTATCCTCACTATTGACTCAAATATAGAGCCCGGTAAAGGAATGGCAAGTAGTTCCGCTGACATCGTCGCGGCTATTCGTGCAACAGCCGATAGTTTCAATTTGAATATTACTGAAGAAATCATTTCGGCCATTGCAAGTAACATTGAACCAACCGATGCAGTGATGTATGAAGGTACAGTGGCATATGACTACATTAAAGGCAAATTAATTGAGAAGCTAGGAACACTGCCAGCACTCGGTTTAATTGGTTTGGATCTTGGAGGAGTCGTTGATACAATTCAATTTAATCAATTCCAAAAATCGTATGACCTGAGAGACAAGCGGAAATTTATGGAGGCATATGATCTCGTAAAGTTTGGTATAAAAAATAATGATCTATCTGCTATATGCTCTGCTAGCACAATTAGTGCACGTATTAACCAAAGAATTTTGCCTAAACAGCATTTTCTTGAATTTGAAAAAGTGGCAAATCTCCACGATGCTGGAATCATAGTTGGTCATAGCGGGACTGTTTTAGGAATAATATTTGATCCTGAAAGACCTAATATAGAGGAAGAATATTCGCGGATTTTAAAGGAAATATCAATAATTATTGATAATCCTAATATTTTACTACGTGTATAGAACAAGATTAAAAGGCTGCCAAAAATTCATGACAGCCTGTAAGCACCCCGTGTTTAAACAATGTTTTTGTTATACTTATTCCGCCTTTACATGCTTAAACACATTAATCGCGAACAAAATCCCACCTAAAACAACTGCTAAAGACGCCACAATTACCACGATAATAGCCGAATCATTATCAGTAATAATGGAATAGGCAAGCCCACCCTGCATAATCGGCACCCCTAGGTTATGCAACCAAAAGTGCGTGGTGGCAAGCTTCGTTTTCCCTGCCTCAGGATAAAAATGATAAATAGCGCCAAAAAGTGCCATCGAAACCCAGCCCAAAAGATTCAAATGAGCGTGGACTGAAGTTAACTCAAACTCGTGAATAATCCCCATAAAAATCCCAAGAATAATAGCGATTACAAAGTATACAACTGAAATCTTGATAAACCTCGCACCCATAATATTTCCCTCCTTTTGTGTTATGGAAAACATATGCATTACCATTTTATTAAACCGACATGATAAATATTACATTTTCACCATTAAGGTAATAAAAACAAAAGGCTCTTTTCTAAAAGATTGTTGTTTTTTAAATTGGTTTTGTGTAAAGAAAACCGCTGATAAAGAAGTTGATTGGAGCGGAAGGTGCGAGACTCCTGCGGGAGCAGCGGGACAGGTGAGACCCCACAGGCGCTTTAGCGCCGAGGAGGCTCACTGCCCGCCCCGCGGAAAGCGAGCAACCTGGAGCGGAAATCAACCACACTTCTCTTTTGGAAATAGCAATAAAGTATACGAAAAAAGCCAAACAAAAAAAGACTATGGAGAAATTTTTCGGATGTATGTTTCTCACATTCCTCATCATACTAAGCAGAGACAAGAAAGGAAGGATCATATGGGAAAATGGAACGAACAAGGTGCCCCAAATAACAATTTACATCCTCTGACAATCCAATCCTCGAATCTGGTAAATGGAGCGGAAGTCCTCCCAGTAACAGAAGAAAAATTGGCTTCAGGCAAAAAGGATCAAATCACCAAAAATCAGATAAAAAAGTAAAAAAGACGTCTGCTTCGGGAAAAGTCACCGGGGCAGACATCTTTTATTTTTCTGAAAATATGATTAAATAAAATTATGTAATAATATAGAAAAAACGGAATCGGATGTTAACCCAGGAGGGATATAGATGGAAGTCATCGATTTTCACTGTGACGCATTACTAAAGCTCTGGGAAGGGAAAGGTTCGTTAAGATTTGCTGACGCCCCAGTGCTCGATACGAATATAAACCGGTTAAAAAAAGGACGCGTGAAGGTACAGTGTTTTGCTATTTTTATTGAGCCAGAAATCAAACAAGAACAAAAATTCCAGGTTGTCCTTGAACAAGTAGATTATTTTTATCAGGAAGTGCTTGGAAGGAACCCGGAAATGAAACATATCAAAAAATGGACTGATTTTTATAAGTTGAAAGATGGGGAAATCGGGGCCATGTTAACCTTAGAAGGTGTGGATGCAATCGGCAATGATTTATCTAAGCTGCGTATCCTTTATCAACTCGGAATCAAATCGGTGGGTCTCACATGGAACACGGCTAATTTAGCTGCAGACGGAGCTGGTGAACCTCGCGGTGGGGGATTAACTCTGTTTGGAAAGGAGATTGTCCACCTCAATAATCAGCATCAGGTATTAACTGATGTTTCTCATCTTAGCGAGAAAGCATTTTGGGACGTGATGGAGCTATCCCGTTACCCAATTGCTAGTCATTCAAATTCTAAAGCACTTTGTAATCATCCAAGAAATTTAACAGATGAACAAGCAACTGAAATGTTTAGCAAGGGTGGAACGGTTCACGTGGTATATCACCCTCCTTTTATAAAAGAAAGCGGAATAGCGACCATTCCAGATCTTATAACCCATATTGATCATTTTTGCTCGCTTGGAGGAGTTAAACACATCGGTTTAGGCTCTGATTTTGATGGTATCAGTTCGTTTGTAAAAGATCTTGAGGATGCTTCAAAAACACAAAACTTGATTAATGAATTACTTAAGCATTTTAAGGAAGAAGAAGTTAGAGGCTTTGCTTACCAGAATTTCCTTGACCATCTTCCGCGAAAAGCATGAAATTTAAATAGGAGAGGGGAAAGCCATACAGGTATCCCTCTGTTTTTTTCGATAAAATAAAAATCTGATTTATTTGAAAAATAGGGAATAACCCTTCGGAATACCAGTTTTCCCGAAATCAAAGGTTATACCGTCAAACCGTATTATTGTACACCGAATGATTTATTATCTATTCTATAATGAAAGACCCATTTTTTTACATGCGTGTATTAAAAATGAATGCAGAGTTGAAATAGTAATCTGGTAATATACAAGCTTAGTAAAAGTAATGAGGGACAAAAACGATACATAAAATAACTTTGAAATATGTAACCCGGGGGAAAATATTATGTTCGAGGAACAATTAATAAAAAAGTCGTACTATGAAAATTTTCTGGAGCCTAATGATAACCGCCACCCTGTTCAGGTTCTTGGAGAAGTCTACATGAAAGAGCAAGCGGAAAAATTACCGGATTTATCCCAAATCCGTTTTGCACAGGGCGAAGTGTATTTCCGAGCAAAAGATTTTGAAACAGCTATTTTTAAATGGGAAAGCATAAATAATGAGCTAGAGCCTTGGGCCAAGAAGAACATGGCGGATGCCTATTTAGAGCTTGAATTATTCTCTACCGCCGAAGGGATTTATCAATCGATTATTACTGATTCTTTAATTCTTAATACTGAATTGGCCATTCAATTATTTTCACTTTTTATCCAAGAAGGTAAAGTTGAATCAGCTGTTCATATGATTAAACAAGCAGTATCCATTAATCCTGATTATCCGAATGTTTCTACTCTAGCCAGGATGTTTTTTGAAGAGCAGCAAGATTGGGAAAACGCACTTGATCTTGCTGTGAATGAAGTGATTCGAACGGAGAAAATGCAATGGGTTGATACGGTGATTGATTATATTGAAATGGGGCATACAAAGTCTGTGAAACCAGAATATTTTTCTGAAGTTTTGACGAAGGTAATGAACCTAGATAGCAATCGATTTGACCGGATGGCCTCCTCACTTTGGAAAAACTACAAACAGGAGAAAGTCTATTTTACCTGGCTCAAAGAGTTTAATCGTTTGTTTGAGAATAGCGAAATAGAGAAAAATGGTTTAGGGCAGGAACTATCTATTTTGTATCATGAGACCTATTTTTATTTGCTGGATGGAAAGTACTTAATCAAAGAGATTTCCGATTTCATCCCAAGCTTCCTTGCAAATTGGTTGAAAGTAGCAGATCCTGATCATATTTCTTTTGCCGCAGCAGCCCTATTAGCATGGAGTGAGGTATTCCCTTCAAGTATAAGTGGTGAGTTGGTTAATGAAGCAGAAAGCTCAATTTACCAATCTAAAAATAGTAAAACGATTTTAAAGGATAGTTTGGAACTTTTTAATACAATTGTCACCTGGGCAGAAGGTCAAGGTATTTTGGTAAGTCCCAAGCTAAAATGGATTATTGAAAAATTAGCGGACGTGAAAACTATGAACCTGTTAATTGCCGGCGATTCAGGAAATGGCAGGGCTACTTTCCTTCATAAAATCTTAGGTGAACCTTCTTTAGATGCAAATATATCAAATGTTATGTATACAAACCATGACATTGAGGGGAGTTATGAAATAAACGATTCAGAGTTAATAAAGGTTGCTTCATATAAAAGAGAGATAGATGAGTTAAGTGAACCGACTGGAGAAGCGAACTGGCGAGAAGTTCAGCTGTCAAATGTTTTTTTACGTGAAAATTCTTTAGCTTTGATCAATGCGCTTGACCTTAATGGAGGAAATAGCGAAGGTTTATATATGGCGGATAGCTTAGTGTTTTTAGTTAATGATAAAGAGCCGTTTACTGGAAATGATCGCGAAGTTTTTATCCAAATTCAAAATAACAAACCGGATCTGCCCGTCCATTTCTTGTTAATGAAAAGCAGTGAAGGAAAAACAGAAAATCTTACATCGATCATAAAAAATTATTTTCCAGCAGCTAAACTGTTCACGATCTCACTTAATGATACTGAATGGGGTGAACTTAACCATCTAGGTGAATTCTTAAAAGAGACAGTTTGCGAACAGCATCTAGAAGAAGAACGAGCAGGGAAAGTACTCATTTTTGTAAAGAAGCTAATCAGTTTACTGTTAGAAAAACGAGTAGAATTGGAAAATAGCTTAGTGAATTCAGTTAAATGGAATGAACAGATGAATGGAAAGTATAATGGGGCGATTCATCAACTGAGTGATTTAAAGTTGGAAAACATTCGAATGGTCAAAAATTCCTTCCAGAAAGCAAAGGAAGATATTCAGCATGAAGTGATTGATACGATTCCAAGGTTATTGAAGGAATGTTCTAGAGTCATAAATGAAAACAGTGATTTTCGGAAAATTCACCTTGAGTTAAATGAGGAAATGAATAGACGGATCGATTCGTACATGAAGGAAATTGTTCTTCCCAAATTCCATGACACACTTCAAGCGTGGATAGAGGAATCAAAAAATGAATTAATAAAAAGCCAAGCTTTCTTAGATGAGCTTGGAGATGCTTTTAATGTTTTGCTTGAAGAGGAGCGAATTCAGTTTTTTTGCGATTTAAAAGTGTTGGATGATTGGCGAAGAGATGTAACTAGAATGACAAGCAATGTGCATTTAGATAAAGTTAACATCTTGTTAAGGATGACTCCATCTCAGGTTTTACTAAAAAGTGCTGGGAAGTTTCTTGGGGTTCTTTCTCAAAATAAGTCGATGCTGTCAAACAAATATAAGAACTATATTGAACATGAAGATTACTATGAGATTGCGGTATCAATTGCTGCTAAGCTTATCCTCCAAATAGAACTATTTGAAAATGGATTAGAACGAGATATGACAATGTTTTTCCAAAATCCGAATGATGTCCTCGGTAAATTAGTGGAAGAAACGAATGAGGAGATTTCCGCTAATCGAAAATTATTAAAGGAAATGCGTTCTAATCCAGAAATTTACAATGATCCAATGACATTTTTCCAAATTAGATTGCGTCAGTATGAATGGGTTATGTTAGCCGGCAGTGAATTGCGTTATCAAAGACAATAAAACAAAAATCCCCGGATATAGAAATCCGGGGATTTTTGTTGAATAGTATATTTTTTTATTTATTTTGTTTTCCCTTATTTTCCTTCTGTTTTTGGCTAACTTCAGCGCTTTGGCCCTTAGGCTGCTCTTTTTTCTCGATATGCTCTTGCTGCTGGGCCTGCTTACCATGATCCTGCTCATTTTTGCTCACTTCAGATTGTACGACTGTATCCTCTTTAACTTCAGTGGAAGTAGTTGATTCAGGAAGTGTTGCGGAATCAATGCTTGTGTCTGTACTATCAGTTTGAACAGGATTTTCAACTGTGACGTCCGGACTCTCTGTTTGTGTTACAACTGGAGCATCTTCAGTTACTTGATTTTCATCTTCAACTTTGTGGTATTTTTTTTCAAGTTTAGCAATTTTTTTAGCGATTTTTGCGTATGTTTTATCGATATTTTTTTGTAAAGAAGCTCTTGCCTTGTCATTTCCAACATGCTCCATGGCAGCACTTAAAGCAGTAATATTATGTCTCAGTGTATCTTCAACCTCTGTATTTGAATTCTGCTCATCTGAAGCCTCTCCAACTGTTGCATTTGAATCTTGTGCAGTGTTTTCGTCAGTTGTTGTAGTAACATCATCCACTTTAGAGTCTTGGTCAATTGTTTCCGCAGGATTCGTTTCATCTACGATACTTTGTGAACTTTCAATGTATTCGATAGCTGCCTGAATAACTTTAAGTGCTTCAGCTTCTTTCCCTTCACCATATAAAGCACCAGCCTCTGCAAGACGCTCAGATGCATATGTGGCCATAAGTTCAGCTTCCTTTGAGTTATCAAAAGTAACTGCTAATTTAATTTTCTCAAAAGCAATTTTAGCAAAATAAAAGAAATCTCCAGGAATTACAGAAGGGGTTTCAGTTTGTGTACTTTCTAGTTGTGTTTGTACTGCTTGTAAATCAACGGTATCGTATGTTGCTGGATCCGTATTATTGTCATCAGCAAATGCTAATGAGGAAAAAGTGAAGGTGCTGGCTAGGACTATAGCTAAGGCCCCTTTAACAACTTTTTTAATTTCTTGGCTAGATATTATTTTCATTTTTACTCACCTCATAAGTTATTTTTGCGATCGCAACTTCCACTAAATGATTACGAAGCCCATTTAATTTTTGGGGGGGCAAGCAAAATAATTAATAAATAATCTGAAAAGGGTCAAGTCTGAGAAACCCTATAAAACCACCTTATTCCCCAGGAAATGACATTTTAAAACACTTAGTCGAAATGGAAGATTACCTCATAACCATCCAAAAATAGATACTACCAAATTACTAAAATAAAGAAGTTAAATATATAAACTATAGGTAAAAACAAAAACCTTCCAAATTTGCTAAAAATTTCGATATTGTTATCAACAAACGTTGGAAAAGTAGGTTAAAATGATCCTGCACAAATTAAAATATTCTTTTAAAATAGATTTTTTTATAAAAGAATACATAATTTGAAAACTCTTGAAAGGAGTTGGGCGAGAGGTTATTTGAAATGTTATGGACCAATTATTTAAAAAAGGAGGGGAATTGAATGAAACTTTCTTATAAACTGTTGTCGATGAGCGCAGCAGTGGCAATGTCTACAGGATTATTATATGGTGTCACTACTTCTACGAATCTACCTATAAACCAGAAAGCGGTTCATGCAGAATCCGCCTCAAAAGAAATCATTTTCCAAGCAAAATCAGGTTTTGATGCAAAAGATTATATTAAATCGATTGGCGGTTCAATTGAACAGGAAGTTGATTTGATCAATGGCTACATAGCAAGGGTTCCGGCAGATCGGCTTGATCAAGTTAAGGCACAGAATGGGATTACGAATGTAAGTGAAAGTCACCGAGTGGAATCAACCACCCAAAAAATTGGGGAAGACAATGTCATCGGGAAAGCACTTGGTCAAAGAAACACTCATAATGAATTAATTAAGGCAACTAATGTCCAATATACCGGAACTGGTGTAACAGTAGCTGTTTTAGATAGTGGTGTTGGAGCTATCAACGAACTAAATGTTACGAAATCTGTTGCTATTAATCCAGATGCGACAACGACTACTGATTTGTACGGGCATGGAACACACGTTGCTGGAATTATTTCCGGTGATAGTATCCATACAGGAGTTGCCCCTAACACAAATATTATCAGTGTTAAGCTTGGCACTGATGGTGGATATGTCGACGAAGTGGATCTACTATTAGGATTACAATGGGTTTTTGATTATAAAGATGAGTATAATATTAAAGTCGTTAATTTATCAGTTTCTTCAACCATCTCTCAATCTTACTTAGATAACCCTATTAGCGCAGCAGTTGAACAATTATGGTTAAATGGGGTAATTGTTGTTACAGCAGCAGGAAATGACCAATATAATCAAAGTGATATTAACTACGCTCCAGCAAATGACCCGTTTGTTATAACTGTTGGAGCATTGGATGGAGAAGGCGAATATTCAGCTAGTTTAACTAAGTTGGCTTCATGGTCGAAATTTGGAGTTACCCCAGAGGGTGTTACTAAACCAGAATTAAACGCTCCTGGAGTGGATATTGTTTCTTACCTATCATCAGAAACAGCCATCCTTGCGAAAGAACATCCAGAAGCTGTATATAATAACAATTATATTGAAATGAGTGGTACTTCAATGGCAGCACCAGTCATAACTGGGGCTATCGCGTTGTTACTGGAAGCAAATCCAGATTTAACACCAAACCAAATAAAATACTTGCTTACTCAAACTGCCCAACCGACTGCAACAGCTGGTTCGAATATTATTGATGTGGAAAAAGCAATTGGGTTAGCAAAGAATAAAGATTACTTAAATAATTTAAACCTTAGTAATTATAATAATTTTGAACAATCTCAATATATTAATCCTTCTGGAAATACAGTCGATTATTCAAAATTAAGTTGGCATAGTTTAGAATGGCTTAAATTAAGTTGGCATAATGTAGACTGGGCAAAACTGTCATGGAAATCTCAATGGGATTCAATAGGTCAATCTCTTAATAACTAAAATGTTTTGAAAAGCTGTCAGAATTCTTCTGACAGTTTTTTTATTGAATAATTATCTTGATAATGTCGAATTTTCTTTTATAATTATTATAAAAAGTAGTTACTATTAGTGATAGTATAAGAATAAAGTCGAATTTTGTTATTTTAGATAGAATATCGTTCTACCTAAAATAATT of the Bacillus sp. 1NLA3E genome contains:
- a CDS encoding DUF5667 domain-containing protein, translating into MKIISSQEIKKVVKGALAIVLASTFTFSSLAFADDNNTDPATYDTVDLQAVQTQLESTQTETPSVIPGDFFYFAKIAFEKIKLAVTFDNSKEAELMATYASERLAEAGALYGEGKEAEALKVIQAAIEYIESSQSIVDETNPAETIDQDSKVDDVTTTTDENTAQDSNATVGEASDEQNSNTEVEDTLRHNITALSAAMEHVGNDKARASLQKNIDKTYAKIAKKIAKLEKKYHKVEDENQVTEDAPVVTQTESPDVTVENPVQTDSTDTSIDSATLPESTTSTEVKEDTVVQSEVSKNEQDHGKQAQQQEHIEKKEQPKGQSAEVSQKQKENKGKQNK
- a CDS encoding GHMP family kinase ATP-binding protein, with the protein product MRVGKGSCNGTFGELMQGILDERPFLVSLPINALKSDATFIPNTSYSHVIGSQKNIKAIDACNRLLRLFQIKGGGILTIDSNIEPGKGMASSSADIVAAIRATADSFNLNITEEIISAIASNIEPTDAVMYEGTVAYDYIKGKLIEKLGTLPALGLIGLDLGGVVDTIQFNQFQKSYDLRDKRKFMEAYDLVKFGIKNNDLSAICSASTISARINQRILPKQHFLEFEKVANLHDAGIIVGHSGTVLGIIFDPERPNIEEEYSRILKEISIIIDNPNILLRV
- a CDS encoding tetratricopeptide repeat protein, with product MFEEQLIKKSYYENFLEPNDNRHPVQVLGEVYMKEQAEKLPDLSQIRFAQGEVYFRAKDFETAIFKWESINNELEPWAKKNMADAYLELELFSTAEGIYQSIITDSLILNTELAIQLFSLFIQEGKVESAVHMIKQAVSINPDYPNVSTLARMFFEEQQDWENALDLAVNEVIRTEKMQWVDTVIDYIEMGHTKSVKPEYFSEVLTKVMNLDSNRFDRMASSLWKNYKQEKVYFTWLKEFNRLFENSEIEKNGLGQELSILYHETYFYLLDGKYLIKEISDFIPSFLANWLKVADPDHISFAAAALLAWSEVFPSSISGELVNEAESSIYQSKNSKTILKDSLELFNTIVTWAEGQGILVSPKLKWIIEKLADVKTMNLLIAGDSGNGRATFLHKILGEPSLDANISNVMYTNHDIEGSYEINDSELIKVASYKREIDELSEPTGEANWREVQLSNVFLRENSLALINALDLNGGNSEGLYMADSLVFLVNDKEPFTGNDREVFIQIQNNKPDLPVHFLLMKSSEGKTENLTSIIKNYFPAAKLFTISLNDTEWGELNHLGEFLKETVCEQHLEEERAGKVLIFVKKLISLLLEKRVELENSLVNSVKWNEQMNGKYNGAIHQLSDLKLENIRMVKNSFQKAKEDIQHEVIDTIPRLLKECSRVINENSDFRKIHLELNEEMNRRIDSYMKEIVLPKFHDTLQAWIEESKNELIKSQAFLDELGDAFNVLLEEERIQFFCDLKVLDDWRRDVTRMTSNVHLDKVNILLRMTPSQVLLKSAGKFLGVLSQNKSMLSNKYKNYIEHEDYYEIAVSIAAKLILQIELFENGLERDMTMFFQNPNDVLGKLVEETNEEISANRKLLKEMRSNPEIYNDPMTFFQIRLRQYEWVMLAGSELRYQRQ
- a CDS encoding dipeptidase, coding for MEVIDFHCDALLKLWEGKGSLRFADAPVLDTNINRLKKGRVKVQCFAIFIEPEIKQEQKFQVVLEQVDYFYQEVLGRNPEMKHIKKWTDFYKLKDGEIGAMLTLEGVDAIGNDLSKLRILYQLGIKSVGLTWNTANLAADGAGEPRGGGLTLFGKEIVHLNNQHQVLTDVSHLSEKAFWDVMELSRYPIASHSNSKALCNHPRNLTDEQATEMFSKGGTVHVVYHPPFIKESGIATIPDLITHIDHFCSLGGVKHIGLGSDFDGISSFVKDLEDASKTQNLINELLKHFKEEEVRGFAYQNFLDHLPRKA
- a CDS encoding S8 family peptidase — translated: MKLSYKLLSMSAAVAMSTGLLYGVTTSTNLPINQKAVHAESASKEIIFQAKSGFDAKDYIKSIGGSIEQEVDLINGYIARVPADRLDQVKAQNGITNVSESHRVESTTQKIGEDNVIGKALGQRNTHNELIKATNVQYTGTGVTVAVLDSGVGAINELNVTKSVAINPDATTTTDLYGHGTHVAGIISGDSIHTGVAPNTNIISVKLGTDGGYVDEVDLLLGLQWVFDYKDEYNIKVVNLSVSSTISQSYLDNPISAAVEQLWLNGVIVVTAAGNDQYNQSDINYAPANDPFVITVGALDGEGEYSASLTKLASWSKFGVTPEGVTKPELNAPGVDIVSYLSSETAILAKEHPEAVYNNNYIEMSGTSMAAPVITGAIALLLEANPDLTPNQIKYLLTQTAQPTATAGSNIIDVEKAIGLAKNKDYLNNLNLSNYNNFEQSQYINPSGNTVDYSKLSWHSLEWLKLSWHNVDWAKLSWKSQWDSIGQSLNN